A window of the Planctomycetia bacterium genome harbors these coding sequences:
- a CDS encoding MlaD family protein, protein MDERTVQFRVGVMVLATLIILAILLLLFGDLPSLVKGTYTVRFAFPQAPGVSVDTPVRVNGILIGRVREVELDDKVGVMVTAKIEEKYHLYKTQMGRIGGSLLGDAVIEIIADPEPKPREEVKDGDTLSGVVAKDPFQALTNLESTVSVAVASIAKTSDEIGILALRANRFFDANEGQITRIVAETQSTIVQLRSAIANADAFINDPVMRENLTKTINDMPRVLNTLTDTIGSLKNTMMLADRNLNNLEGITKPLGERGPKLIENVDRAAIQLETVLTELAGFTRQLTNSQGSLSRFVNDAALYDNVSTTIQNVNDLSRDLKPILNDLRVFSDKAARHPEQFGVRGLIQQNSGIK, encoded by the coding sequence ATGGACGAACGAACCGTACAATTCCGCGTCGGTGTGATGGTGCTCGCCACACTCATCATTCTCGCGATATTGTTGCTGTTGTTCGGCGATCTGCCGTCGCTCGTGAAGGGGACGTACACCGTTCGCTTCGCCTTTCCGCAAGCGCCGGGCGTTTCCGTCGACACGCCGGTGCGCGTCAACGGCATCCTCATCGGTCGGGTTCGTGAAGTCGAGCTCGACGACAAAGTCGGCGTGATGGTGACGGCTAAGATCGAAGAAAAGTACCATCTCTACAAAACGCAGATGGGACGCATCGGCGGCTCGCTCTTAGGCGATGCGGTAATCGAGATCATCGCCGATCCGGAACCGAAGCCGCGCGAGGAAGTCAAAGACGGCGATACCCTCTCGGGCGTCGTCGCGAAGGATCCGTTTCAGGCGTTGACGAACCTCGAATCGACCGTCTCCGTTGCCGTCGCTTCGATCGCCAAAACCAGCGACGAGATCGGCATTCTGGCGCTGCGCGCCAATCGCTTCTTCGACGCCAACGAAGGTCAGATCACGCGAATCGTCGCCGAGACGCAGTCGACGATCGTGCAGCTTCGCTCGGCCATCGCCAACGCCGACGCCTTCATCAATGATCCCGTCATGCGCGAGAACCTGACGAAGACGATCAACGACATGCCGCGCGTGCTCAATACGCTCACCGATACGATCGGAAGCTTGAAGAACACGATGATGCTCGCGGATCGGAACTTGAATAACTTGGAGGGGATCACGAAGCCGCTCGGCGAGCGCGGGCCGAAGCTGATCGAGAACGTCGATCGCGCGGCGATCCAACTAGAGACGGTGCTCACCGAGCTCGCCGGCTTCACGCGACAGCTCACGAATTCGCAGGGCTCGTTGTCGCGCTTCGTCAACGACGCCGCGTTGTACGACAACGTTTCGACGACGATTCAGAACGTCAACGATCTGTCGCGCGATTTGAAGCCGATTCTGAACGACCTCCGCGTCTTCAGCGACAAGGCCGCACGCCATCCCGAACAATTCGGCGTCCGCGGCCTCATCCAACAAAACTCGGGCATCAAGTAG
- a CDS encoding ABC transporter ATP-binding protein translates to MVAAAEEHFEHNHDHDPKPESDRPLVEIEGMSVRFGKNWVLRDINLVIPRGQTLVLLGESGCGKTVLMKTIIGLVKPVAGRVLYDGRNLEDLNERDITNLRTRFGFVFQQAALFDSMTIEQNVAFPLRQHTNKGREERRRIVMQRLAEVGLPDNVCFKKPAELSGGMRKRVGLARALALNPEIMLYDEPTTGLDPIMSDVINELILRVRRQYPVTSIVVTHDMHSARKVADRVVMLYPQLRLKNGEPQMIYDGPPEGMEKSPDRRVVQFVRGEAGERLMEMRDRGVLTD, encoded by the coding sequence ATGGTCGCAGCGGCGGAAGAACATTTCGAACACAATCACGACCACGATCCCAAACCGGAATCGGATCGCCCGCTCGTCGAGATCGAGGGGATGAGCGTCCGCTTCGGCAAGAACTGGGTGCTGCGTGACATCAACCTCGTGATTCCGCGCGGGCAGACGTTGGTGCTGCTCGGCGAAAGCGGCTGCGGCAAGACCGTATTGATGAAGACGATCATCGGCCTCGTGAAGCCCGTTGCTGGCCGCGTCTTGTACGACGGTCGCAACCTCGAAGATCTCAACGAGCGCGACATCACGAACCTGCGCACGCGGTTCGGTTTCGTGTTCCAGCAAGCCGCGTTGTTCGACAGCATGACGATCGAGCAGAACGTCGCTTTCCCGCTGCGGCAGCATACGAATAAAGGTCGCGAAGAGCGTCGGCGAATCGTCATGCAGCGGCTCGCCGAAGTCGGGCTGCCGGATAATGTCTGCTTTAAGAAACCGGCCGAACTCTCGGGCGGCATGCGCAAGCGCGTCGGGCTGGCGCGGGCGTTGGCCTTGAATCCCGAGATCATGCTCTACGACGAACCGACGACCGGGCTCGACCCGATCATGAGCGACGTCATCAACGAATTGATCCTTCGCGTTCGACGGCAATATCCGGTGACGAGCATCGTCGTGACGCACGACATGCACTCGGCTCGCAAGGTGGCCGATCGGGTCGTGATGCTCTATCCGCAGCTCCGTTTGAAGAATGGAGAGCCGCAAATGATCTACGATGGCCCGCCCGAGGGAATGGAAAAGTCGCCCGATCGGCGCGTCGTGCAATTCGTACGCGGCGAAGCGGGCGAACGGCTTATGGAAATGCGCGACCGCGGAGTGTTGACCGATTAG
- a CDS encoding DUF1501 domain-containing protein produces MPRLSFHDRSRREFLRLGGLGLPLVGGLAQFAARSAAGEEKSSIIHSPGFGRAKSVLLVYCCGGQSQIDTWDPKPEAPAEVRGEFRSIATATPGTYVGELMPEIAKLTDRFTIVRSMSHLDLDHGSATYLSLTGKYFRTISSNPDPAPTDEPTLGAVLRKVRPSTKFPYDAVHLNAPLLSPQDPGAGQGAGFLGAKCEPMVLGNVTEPGAVLPDLQSQPELPSVRLHERQSLKRALDAYARDLGSDPRVRDSNTLYSQALELLDAPQSRTAFDLDQEPAALRDRYGRNQSGQALLMARRLVEAGLPLVTVFWSPSNRGQDKQPDITDAYGWDTHNDIFDALRQHLMPRFDQGFSALMSDLSERGLLDTTLVVCLGEFGRAPVIALERKFKGSSPGRKHWANVYSVVFAGAGVSEGKVLGKSDRIGGRPDSERYGPWDTVATIYSALGIDPAGHYTDPLGRPIPLSVGRPIAGLY; encoded by the coding sequence ATGCCTCGGCTTTCCTTCCACGACCGATCGCGGCGAGAGTTCTTGCGACTCGGCGGCCTCGGCCTGCCGCTCGTCGGCGGGCTCGCACAGTTCGCTGCTCGAAGTGCGGCAGGCGAAGAAAAGTCGTCGATCATCCATTCGCCGGGGTTCGGCCGCGCGAAGTCGGTGTTGCTCGTCTACTGTTGCGGCGGACAGAGCCAGATCGACACCTGGGACCCCAAGCCCGAGGCTCCGGCCGAAGTGCGCGGCGAGTTTCGTTCGATCGCGACGGCGACGCCGGGCACATACGTCGGCGAGCTCATGCCCGAGATCGCGAAGCTCACCGATCGGTTTACCATCGTCCGCTCGATGTCGCATCTCGATCTCGATCACGGCTCGGCGACTTACCTGAGCCTCACCGGAAAATACTTTCGCACGATCTCAAGCAACCCGGATCCGGCTCCGACCGACGAACCGACGCTCGGCGCGGTCTTGCGCAAGGTGCGCCCGAGCACGAAATTCCCTTACGATGCCGTGCATCTCAACGCTCCGCTCCTCTCGCCGCAAGACCCTGGTGCCGGGCAAGGTGCCGGCTTTCTCGGCGCGAAATGCGAGCCGATGGTGCTCGGCAACGTCACCGAGCCCGGCGCGGTGCTGCCCGACTTGCAATCGCAGCCTGAGTTGCCGTCGGTTCGGTTGCACGAACGGCAATCGTTAAAGCGGGCTCTCGACGCCTATGCTCGCGACTTGGGATCCGACCCGCGCGTGCGCGACTCGAACACCCTCTATTCGCAAGCACTCGAATTGCTCGACGCGCCGCAAAGCCGCACCGCATTCGATCTCGACCAAGAGCCGGCGGCGCTCCGCGATCGCTACGGCCGCAACCAGTCGGGCCAAGCCCTGCTGATGGCGCGGCGGTTGGTCGAAGCCGGCCTGCCGCTCGTCACCGTGTTTTGGAGCCCGAGCAATCGCGGCCAAGATAAGCAGCCCGACATTACCGACGCGTATGGTTGGGATACGCACAACGATATCTTCGACGCGCTCCGGCAACACTTGATGCCGCGCTTCGATCAAGGCTTCTCCGCCTTGATGAGCGATCTCTCCGAGCGCGGCTTGCTCGACACGACGCTCGTCGTCTGTCTGGGCGAATTCGGCCGCGCGCCGGTGATCGCGCTCGAGCGCAAGTTCAAGGGGAGCTCGCCCGGCAGAAAGCATTGGGCCAACGTCTACTCGGTCGTGTTCGCGGGCGCGGGGGTGAGCGAAGGGAAGGTGCTCGGCAAGTCCGACCGGATCGGCGGACGGCCCGACTCCGAACGGTATGGCCCTTGGGATACCGTCGCGACGATCTATTCGGCGCTGGGAATTGATCCGGCCGGCCATTACACTGACCCGCTCGGCAGACCGATCCCACTGTCCGTCGGTCGACCGATCGCCGGGTTGTATTGA
- a CDS encoding ABC transporter permease yields MSSVSGSSTEIPQANGTRSFAQSAVDWISDLGDVFIGYVAALGDLTLFIFSTMRWTFTRLPKRETLMPNFYQIGVLSLPVIALTGTFIGMVLAVQSYAQFRALHIETRLGGVINLSLVRELGPVLAATMLAGRVGGAMAAELGTMRVTEQIDALSSMGANPIHYLVVPRFLGCLILIPTLTIMADFMGVVGGWFYSVLLLKIDSHHYWANSQAMVGTFDVFSGILKSLFFGAAIALISCHRGFHCAPGAEGVGRAATGAFVHSFVMILAIDLGLGIVLDAFYLLLWPEGVAIL; encoded by the coding sequence ATGTCGTCCGTCTCCGGATCATCCACCGAAATTCCACAAGCCAACGGCACGCGCTCGTTTGCGCAATCGGCCGTGGACTGGATCTCCGATCTCGGCGATGTCTTCATCGGCTACGTCGCGGCCTTAGGCGACCTCACGCTCTTCATCTTCTCGACGATGCGCTGGACCTTCACGCGCCTGCCGAAGCGCGAAACCCTGATGCCGAACTTCTACCAGATCGGCGTCCTGAGTCTTCCCGTCATCGCGCTGACGGGTACGTTCATCGGCATGGTCTTGGCCGTGCAAAGCTATGCGCAGTTCCGTGCGCTCCATATAGAAACGCGCCTCGGCGGCGTCATCAACCTCTCGCTGGTGCGCGAGCTCGGGCCGGTGCTGGCGGCGACGATGCTCGCCGGGCGCGTCGGCGGAGCGATGGCTGCCGAACTCGGCACGATGCGCGTCACCGAGCAGATCGACGCGCTCTCGAGCATGGGCGCCAACCCGATCCACTATCTTGTGGTCCCGCGTTTTCTCGGCTGCTTGATTCTCATCCCGACCCTCACGATCATGGCCGACTTCATGGGGGTCGTCGGCGGTTGGTTCTACAGCGTGCTGTTGTTGAAGATCGACTCACATCACTATTGGGCGAATTCGCAAGCGATGGTCGGCACGTTCGACGTCTTCAGCGGCATTCTCAAGAGTTTGTTCTTCGGTGCGGCGATCGCGCTCATCAGTTGCCATCGCGGGTTCCACTGCGCGCCCGGCGCGGAAGGGGTCGGCCGCGCGGCGACCGGCGCATTCGTGCATTCCTTCGTTATGATTCTCGCCATCGACCTCGGCCTCGGCATCGTGCTCGACGCGTTCTATCTGCTCCTCTGGCCCGAGGGAGTCGCTATTCTGTAG
- a CDS encoding thiamine phosphate synthase, producing MTYQYTPAAERALHAAAGRLPRDRNELSPFYVLLGLLSEPECRAAKVLEAAAIDEETIHRRWPEAEVRDSAKPGIAGAVRPLSLELENAFHGAILRLDENPRTCQLATEHLLLGLATDDGDVGLWLRDRGVNPDAMEAEICDRYGIDHSPIPLADMIDEPSLPLADDRSTELAVAPKANSLLVGSAEVRLLRILDAAGNRAGEAVRVVEDYVRFALDDRALTALCKQMRHDLASALAPLTMKARLAARDTIHDVGTELSTPTEMIRLDLADVAAANVRRLQESLRSLEEFGKVLDPVMASRCEQLRYRAYTLQRQLDAQTPTAARAARPYSIESDDCSRRARLASAALYVLLDGRESEASFVAIARSLIEAGVDVLQLRDKQLDDRTLLTRARALRAATRDFGHPDRRTLFIMNDRPDLALLSEADGVHLGQEELTVDAARRILGPQTLIGVSTHSIEQARQAVADGADYLGLGPTFPSKTKQFDNFPGLEFLRQASAEITLPAFAIGGITVENIDEVINTGIRKVALSGAVLKAADPHAAVARFRAKLIAAS from the coding sequence ATGACCTATCAATATACTCCGGCCGCTGAGCGAGCCCTGCATGCCGCCGCCGGTCGTCTTCCGCGCGACCGGAACGAGCTGAGCCCGTTCTACGTCTTACTCGGCCTGCTGAGCGAGCCGGAGTGTCGCGCCGCCAAGGTCTTGGAAGCCGCGGCGATCGACGAAGAGACGATTCACCGACGTTGGCCCGAGGCGGAAGTGCGCGATTCGGCGAAGCCCGGAATTGCCGGAGCCGTGCGACCGCTATCACTGGAGCTTGAGAACGCCTTCCACGGCGCGATCCTCCGCCTCGACGAAAACCCGCGCACCTGTCAACTTGCCACCGAACACCTCCTGCTAGGGCTCGCGACCGACGACGGCGACGTCGGCCTGTGGCTCCGCGACCGAGGGGTGAATCCCGATGCGATGGAGGCCGAGATCTGTGACCGCTACGGAATCGACCACTCGCCGATCCCGCTGGCAGATATGATCGACGAGCCTTCGCTGCCGCTGGCCGATGATCGCTCAACGGAACTCGCGGTTGCTCCGAAGGCGAACAGCCTGCTCGTCGGTTCGGCCGAGGTTCGCTTACTCCGCATTCTCGACGCCGCCGGTAATCGGGCCGGAGAAGCAGTGCGCGTAGTCGAAGACTATGTTCGCTTCGCGCTCGACGATCGTGCGCTCACCGCGCTCTGCAAGCAAATGCGGCACGACCTAGCGTCCGCGCTCGCGCCGCTGACGATGAAGGCCCGACTTGCCGCGCGCGATACCATTCACGACGTCGGAACCGAACTCTCGACGCCGACGGAGATGATCCGGCTCGATTTGGCCGATGTTGCGGCGGCGAACGTCCGCCGTCTGCAAGAATCGCTCCGGAGCCTCGAAGAATTCGGCAAGGTGCTCGATCCCGTTATGGCATCGCGCTGCGAGCAACTCCGCTACCGCGCCTACACCTTGCAGCGGCAGCTCGATGCTCAAACGCCGACCGCTGCCCGCGCTGCGCGACCTTACTCGATCGAAAGCGACGACTGTTCGCGACGCGCCCGACTCGCCTCGGCCGCGCTCTATGTATTGCTCGACGGGCGCGAGAGCGAAGCCTCGTTCGTCGCGATCGCCCGCTCGCTGATCGAAGCAGGTGTCGATGTTTTGCAACTGCGCGACAAGCAACTCGACGACCGAACGCTGCTGACCCGAGCCCGAGCCTTGCGCGCAGCGACCCGCGATTTCGGCCACCCGGACCGGCGAACGCTCTTCATCATGAACGATCGGCCGGACCTCGCCCTGCTCTCGGAAGCCGATGGCGTGCATCTCGGGCAAGAGGAGCTCACGGTCGACGCCGCCCGACGAATTCTCGGCCCGCAAACGCTGATCGGCGTCTCGACTCATTCGATCGAACAAGCACGTCAAGCGGTCGCCGACGGCGCCGACTACCTCGGCCTCGGCCCGACGTTTCCTTCGAAGACGAAACAATTCGATAACTTCCCCGGCTTGGAGTTCCTTCGCCAAGCCTCGGCCGAGATCACGCTCCCCGCCTTCGCGATCGGCGGCATCACAGTTGAGAACATCGACGAAGTAATTAACACCGGCATTCGCAAAGTCGCACTGAGCGGTGCCGTGCTCAAAGCTGCCGATCCCCATGCCGCCGTCGCTCGGTTTCGCGCGAAGCTGATCGCAG
- a CDS encoding YhcH/YjgK/YiaL family protein yields MIFDRLENAELYTPLHPGFAPAFAYLRTADFTGLEQGRHEVDGERLFVMLGREPGQGRERRKLEFHERYIDIQCVLSGSDEIGWRSSENCRELDQPYDPKREVGFYKERPETYFTVGEREFAIFYPTDPHAPLSGSGPMLKAVMKVLIDWK; encoded by the coding sequence GTGATTTTCGATCGCTTGGAAAACGCCGAACTCTATACTCCGCTGCATCCCGGTTTCGCACCCGCGTTCGCCTATCTCCGCACGGCCGATTTCACGGGCCTGGAGCAAGGGCGCCACGAAGTCGACGGCGAGCGGTTGTTCGTCATGCTCGGGCGCGAGCCGGGCCAAGGTCGCGAGCGGCGGAAGCTCGAGTTCCACGAGCGCTACATCGACATCCAATGCGTGCTTTCGGGCAGCGATGAGATCGGCTGGCGCTCTTCGGAGAATTGCCGCGAACTCGATCAGCCGTACGACCCCAAGCGTGAAGTCGGCTTCTACAAGGAGCGGCCCGAAACCTACTTCACGGTCGGCGAGCGCGAGTTCGCGATCTTCTATCCCACCGATCCGCACGCGCCCCTCTCCGGCAGCGGGCCGATGCTCAAGGCCGTGATGAAAGTGTTGATCGATTGGAAGTAG
- a CDS encoding ATP-dependent Clp protease ATP-binding subunit, with protein MYERFTDRARKVMQLANQEAQRFNHEYIGTEHVLLGLIKEGSGVAANVLKNLDVDLRKIRLEVEKLVQSGPDMVTMGKLPQTPRAKKVIEYSMEEARNLGHNYVGTEHILLGLLREQEGVAAQVLMNLGLKLEEVREEVLNLLGHGIEGSEGGERQPSGGGAAGTSTPGEPGATGGKGSKASKTPALDSFGRDLTELARQTKLDPVIGREKEIERAIQILCRRTKNNPVLLGEAGVGKTAIVEGLAQRVVDGEVPEIMTDKRIVVLDLAMMVAGTKYRGQFEERIKAVMNEVRRAKNTILFIDELHTLVGAGGAEGAIDASNVLKPALARGEIQCIGATTLDEYRKYIEKDAALERRFQKILVEPSSKTETIEILKGLRDRYESHHRVQITDDALDAAVDLSSRYVTDRCLPDKAIDVIDEAGARVRLKAMTKPPDLKEIDEQVERLNKEKEEAVANQDFEKAAALRDQADKLKKKKQTILKDWRNTSRESDGVVDKEVIAEVISKMTGVPLTRMTTEDSIRLMEMEAELHKKVISQSEAVKAISKAVRRSRSGLKDPKRPTGSFIFAGPTGVGKTHLAKALAEYLFGDAEALIQIDMSEYMEKHNVSRLIGAPPGYVGFEEGGQLTEKIRRRPYSVVLLDEIEKAHPDVFNMLLQVMEEGRLTDSFGRQVDFRNTVLIMTTNAGAEAIKNESQFGFEATVEKDASYDGMKRRVMDIIEKFFRPEFINRCDDIIVFRHLTVEDLKSVVDLELSKVRERLLERGLKLILTDEAKKLVIKKGSNTDMGARPLRRAIENYVEDPLSEELLKGEFNGKDTVFVDVKVVADKKQLIFEGQVTTGTDAPVATAAAGGSDAGGESAGSTP; from the coding sequence ATGTACGAACGTTTTACCGATCGCGCGCGGAAAGTGATGCAACTGGCGAACCAGGAAGCGCAGCGATTCAACCACGAATACATCGGCACCGAGCATGTCTTGCTCGGGCTCATTAAAGAGGGGAGCGGCGTCGCGGCGAACGTGTTGAAGAACCTCGACGTCGACTTGCGGAAGATCCGCCTCGAAGTCGAGAAGCTTGTGCAAAGCGGTCCCGACATGGTGACCATGGGCAAGCTGCCGCAAACGCCTCGCGCGAAGAAAGTCATCGAATACTCGATGGAAGAGGCCCGCAACCTCGGGCACAACTACGTCGGCACCGAGCATATCTTGCTGGGCTTGTTGCGCGAACAAGAAGGGGTCGCGGCCCAGGTGTTGATGAACCTCGGGCTGAAGCTCGAAGAAGTTCGCGAGGAAGTTTTGAACTTGCTCGGCCACGGCATCGAAGGAAGTGAAGGGGGCGAACGCCAGCCTTCCGGCGGCGGTGCCGCAGGCACGAGCACTCCCGGCGAACCCGGCGCAACGGGCGGCAAGGGATCGAAGGCCTCGAAGACTCCGGCTCTCGATAGCTTCGGCCGCGACCTCACCGAACTGGCTCGGCAAACGAAACTCGATCCCGTCATCGGGCGCGAGAAGGAAATCGAGCGGGCGATTCAGATTCTCTGCCGCCGCACGAAGAACAATCCCGTGCTGTTGGGCGAGGCGGGGGTCGGCAAGACGGCCATCGTCGAAGGCCTTGCGCAGCGCGTCGTCGACGGTGAAGTGCCCGAGATCATGACGGACAAGCGGATCGTCGTGCTCGACTTGGCGATGATGGTCGCCGGCACGAAATACCGCGGTCAGTTCGAAGAGCGGATCAAAGCGGTGATGAACGAAGTTCGTCGCGCGAAGAATACGATCCTGTTCATCGATGAATTGCATACGCTCGTCGGTGCCGGTGGTGCGGAAGGGGCGATCGACGCCTCGAACGTGCTCAAGCCGGCTCTGGCCCGCGGTGAGATTCAATGCATCGGCGCCACCACGCTCGACGAGTATCGCAAGTACATCGAGAAGGATGCCGCGCTTGAGCGCCGCTTCCAAAAGATCTTGGTCGAGCCGTCGAGCAAGACCGAGACCATCGAGATTCTCAAAGGCCTGCGCGATCGTTACGAATCGCACCATCGAGTGCAGATCACGGACGACGCGCTCGACGCCGCGGTCGATCTTTCGAGCCGCTACGTCACCGACCGTTGCTTGCCGGATAAGGCGATCGACGTGATCGACGAAGCCGGCGCACGCGTGCGACTCAAGGCGATGACCAAGCCGCCGGATTTGAAGGAAATCGACGAGCAAGTCGAACGGCTCAATAAAGAGAAGGAAGAAGCGGTCGCCAATCAAGACTTCGAGAAGGCGGCGGCGCTGCGCGATCAGGCCGACAAGCTCAAGAAGAAAAAGCAGACGATCCTGAAGGATTGGCGCAACACATCGCGCGAGTCCGACGGCGTCGTCGATAAGGAAGTCATCGCCGAGGTGATCTCGAAGATGACCGGCGTTCCGCTCACCCGGATGACGACCGAAGACTCGATCCGCCTCATGGAGATGGAAGCCGAGCTGCATAAGAAGGTGATCAGCCAAAGCGAAGCCGTGAAGGCGATCTCGAAGGCCGTGCGCCGGAGCCGGAGCGGTTTGAAGGATCCGAAGCGTCCGACCGGAAGCTTCATCTTCGCCGGCCCGACCGGTGTCGGAAAGACGCACTTGGCGAAAGCGTTGGCCGAATATCTTTTCGGCGATGCCGAGGCGCTGATCCAGATCGACATGTCCGAGTATATGGAGAAGCACAACGTCAGTCGGCTTATCGGCGCTCCGCCGGGATACGTCGGCTTCGAAGAAGGGGGCCAGCTCACGGAGAAGATCCGTCGCCGTCCTTATTCGGTCGTGCTGCTCGACGAAATCGAGAAGGCGCATCCCGACGTGTTCAACATGCTGTTGCAGGTGATGGAAGAAGGCCGATTGACCGACAGCTTCGGTCGCCAGGTCGACTTCCGCAACACCGTGCTCATCATGACGACCAACGCCGGTGCCGAAGCGATCAAGAACGAAAGCCAATTCGGCTTCGAGGCGACGGTCGAGAAGGATGCTTCCTACGACGGCATGAAGCGCCGCGTGATGGACATCATCGAGAAGTTCTTCCGTCCGGAGTTCATCAATCGTTGCGACGACATCATCGTCTTCCGCCATCTCACGGTGGAAGACTTGAAGAGCGTCGTCGATTTGGAACTCTCGAAGGTCCGCGAACGTCTGCTCGAGCGCGGGCTCAAGCTCATCCTCACGGACGAAGCGAAGAAGCTCGTCATCAAGAAGGGCTCGAACACGGACATGGGAGCTCGTCCGCTTCGTCGCGCGATCGAGAACTACGTCGAAGATCCTTTGTCGGAAGAACTGCTTAAGGGCGAGTTCAACGGCAAGGATACGGTCTTCGTCGACGTGAAGGTCGTGGCCGACAAGAAGCAGTTGATCTTCGAAGGGCAAGTCACCACGGGCACCGATGCTCCGGTCGCAACTGCGGCTGCCGGCGGAAGCGATGCCGGCGGCGAAAGTGCCGGCTCGACTCCGTAG